A window of the Bdellovibrio sp. ZAP7 genome harbors these coding sequences:
- a CDS encoding TIGR02147 family protein → MTKAEILKYKDYRQFLADYNAWKSQNKVGWSLTVWTRQLGLSHPSALSMILNRKRHIGDKLADSISDYFEFNENEKAHFSNLVKYEKSIDSNHLRIMVLNELQGEKNNAIARFVLNEGNKLQKFENRAQLVAALSPILGMSAGDLIALEARTPDAPDAKAMHLEVVKILERSYDVVPKAKRQYSATFLRMKAERMEEAIAKLRAFQKEFIAEFDSEEADQLVCFQNSLFSMINEEGTENDPQLPHTKKN, encoded by the coding sequence ATGACAAAGGCTGAAATCCTAAAATACAAAGACTACAGGCAGTTTCTCGCAGACTACAACGCCTGGAAAAGTCAGAATAAAGTAGGGTGGAGTTTGACGGTATGGACCCGTCAACTGGGGCTTTCTCATCCCTCGGCATTGTCTATGATTCTTAATCGCAAGCGCCATATCGGCGATAAGCTTGCGGATTCCATTTCAGACTATTTTGAATTTAATGAAAATGAAAAGGCACACTTTTCAAACCTGGTGAAGTATGAAAAGTCCATCGATAGCAATCATTTGCGTATCATGGTTTTGAATGAGCTTCAGGGTGAAAAGAATAATGCCATCGCACGCTTCGTCTTGAACGAAGGTAATAAGCTGCAAAAGTTCGAAAATCGCGCGCAGCTGGTGGCGGCCCTATCTCCGATTCTGGGGATGAGCGCGGGGGATTTGATCGCTTTAGAGGCTCGTACTCCAGACGCTCCTGATGCGAAAGCCATGCATTTGGAAGTCGTAAAGATTCTGGAGCGTTCCTATGACGTCGTCCCTAAGGCAAAACGCCAGTACTCTGCGACCTTTCTGCGTATGAAGGCCGAGCGTATGGAAGAGGCGATAGCGAAATTGCGTGCTTTTCAAAAAGAGTTTATTGCAGAGTTTGATAGTGAAGAGGCGGATCAATTGGTTTGCTTCCAGAACTCACTATTTTCTATGATCAACGAAGAGGGGACCGAGAACGATCCCCAATTACCACACACTAAAAAGAACTAA
- a CDS encoding thermonuclease family protein yields the protein MKSLRYFLSFLVFFPTLVLAYTLHGTVVNVHDGDTLTVQSGSDRFKVRFLGVDTPEVDYFGNTQGEPADVARDFVAGLVPVGSNITVIYDENGHDKHNRILGRVIYNDVEVNLEILKEGWGYMYFIYPFEKGLITAYSQASKFAVDNQRGLFSARYANVLAPYDFRMKSRNLTGTNFVGDIETKMLYYPEDSHKIPVWRRAFFSDKNLAYSNGYKFF from the coding sequence ATGAAATCACTTCGCTATTTTTTATCGTTTCTCGTTTTCTTTCCTACCCTTGTTTTAGCCTACACTCTGCACGGCACTGTGGTTAACGTCCATGACGGTGACACGTTGACTGTTCAGTCTGGTAGCGATCGCTTTAAGGTGCGCTTCCTGGGCGTGGATACGCCGGAAGTAGACTATTTCGGTAATACCCAAGGTGAGCCAGCTGACGTGGCCCGTGATTTCGTAGCAGGCCTGGTACCAGTGGGAAGCAATATCACAGTTATTTATGATGAAAACGGCCACGACAAACACAATCGCATCCTGGGTCGAGTGATCTATAACGATGTTGAAGTGAACCTGGAAATCCTGAAAGAGGGCTGGGGCTATATGTACTTCATCTACCCTTTTGAAAAGGGTTTGATCACGGCGTACAGCCAAGCTTCCAAGTTCGCAGTGGATAACCAAAGAGGTTTGTTTTCTGCGCGCTATGCAAACGTTCTGGCACCTTATGATTTCCGTATGAAGTCACGCAATCTGACAGGAACTAATTTTGTCGGAGATATCGAAACTAAAATGCTTTACTATCCGGAAGACAGTCACAAGATTCCGGTTTGGCGCAGAGCCTTTTTCTCGGATAAGAACCTGGCTTACAGCAACGGTTACAAGTTCTTCTAA
- a CDS encoding Ig-like domain-containing protein, with translation MKMRLLGLAITSAALIVTFQNCAPNAHFSSAVNASLSGGGGNAEAKVIPDMLLETKMNTAIDFQADPTRAPIADKISFIAANQGAALNGKIEVTDKGTYKFKYTPNYGFRGNDNIIVAVTDKDGATIQFTVKVSVGNSFTTFQPALAIRGMGCIQCHAQVASNIITDFGYGSSYFMGQGSPSNITWTSGSVYGDHGNSFNTISMPADKNVIVPQANLPAAIATAANATTLSAYIKAQLASSPYATTKGAQVLTKKSVYIGAPTDANITTAFQMAASERIKYFKDAADSVALSGLKDQGTFFQNSGELACEGDVAIRGPLLLDNVTIKSRTGCRLYVVGSVFMYGAINYSNNDTTRNLQITSSKSISMGLGTVKKNGSFCDPSDRYATNTASYGTSSLVNRYSTFWTVPGNFVRNSTSPKATGDAVVAEAALIEAKNGPLYDAVCRTEGRNVSFERILLNAPLIHSRYEGNVSGTVIAEISIMSLNMFKFSYDEVFNSVPVFPFLDKSVYLDIVD, from the coding sequence ATGAAAATGAGACTTCTTGGTTTAGCCATCACGAGTGCAGCACTCATCGTTACATTCCAGAACTGTGCACCGAATGCTCACTTCTCAAGCGCTGTGAATGCTAGCCTCAGCGGTGGCGGTGGCAACGCCGAAGCCAAAGTTATTCCCGACATGCTTTTAGAAACTAAAATGAATACCGCAATCGATTTTCAAGCCGACCCAACTCGCGCCCCGATCGCTGACAAAATCTCGTTCATCGCTGCCAACCAGGGTGCCGCTTTGAACGGCAAAATCGAAGTGACTGACAAAGGCACTTATAAATTTAAATACACTCCAAACTATGGCTTCCGCGGTAACGACAATATCATTGTGGCTGTTACAGATAAAGATGGCGCGACAATCCAGTTTACAGTGAAGGTCAGCGTCGGCAACAGCTTCACCACATTCCAACCAGCTTTAGCGATCCGCGGGATGGGTTGTATCCAATGTCACGCGCAAGTGGCGTCTAATATCATCACTGATTTTGGTTACGGCTCAAGCTACTTTATGGGTCAAGGCTCTCCAAGCAATATAACTTGGACAAGCGGTTCCGTTTACGGAGACCACGGTAACAGCTTTAACACGATCTCCATGCCAGCTGATAAAAACGTGATCGTGCCACAGGCCAATTTACCTGCAGCCATCGCGACAGCTGCTAATGCGACGACGTTAAGCGCTTACATCAAAGCTCAGCTGGCGAGTTCCCCCTATGCCACAACTAAAGGTGCGCAAGTTCTGACTAAGAAAAGCGTCTATATCGGTGCGCCGACAGATGCCAATATCACAACTGCTTTCCAAATGGCGGCTTCTGAGCGCATCAAGTATTTCAAAGACGCTGCGGATTCTGTTGCTTTGTCAGGTTTGAAAGACCAAGGTACCTTCTTCCAAAACAGTGGTGAGCTGGCGTGTGAAGGTGACGTGGCGATTCGCGGTCCATTGCTTTTGGATAACGTGACGATTAAATCCCGCACGGGTTGTCGCCTGTATGTGGTGGGATCCGTCTTCATGTACGGCGCTATCAATTATTCAAACAACGACACGACTCGCAACTTACAAATTACTAGCAGCAAATCTATCAGCATGGGGTTGGGCACAGTGAAAAAGAATGGCAGCTTCTGCGACCCATCTGATCGCTATGCAACCAACACGGCAAGCTATGGTACTTCTTCTTTGGTGAATCGTTATTCAACATTCTGGACAGTGCCTGGAAACTTCGTCAGAAACTCGACAAGTCCGAAAGCGACAGGCGATGCCGTGGTGGCTGAGGCCGCTTTGATCGAAGCTAAAAACGGTCCTTTGTACGATGCGGTTTGCCGCACGGAAGGTCGTAATGTGTCCTTTGAAAGAATCCTTTTGAATGCGCCACTTATCCACAGCCGTTACGAAGGTAACGTATCAGGAACAGTGATCGCAGAGATCTCGATCATGAGCTTAAATATGTTTAAGTTCTCATATGACGAAGTATTCAACTCTGTACCAGTCTTCCCTTTCCTGGATAAGTCCGTGTATCTGGATATCGTCGACTAG
- a CDS encoding septal ring lytic transglycosylase RlpA family protein, which yields MQRFSRLYIPLLILGFGLPSCASALHTGSTAKGKASWYGESHQGNRTASGEKFDLNQLTAAHRTLPMGSMVKVTSLSTGKSVTVRINDRGPFTKGRILDVSQAAAQKLGFIQKGTDHIKMEVVSIPGQ from the coding sequence ATGCAAAGATTCTCGCGCCTTTACATTCCTCTTTTGATTCTGGGATTTGGCCTCCCAAGTTGCGCGAGCGCTCTGCACACAGGCAGTACCGCTAAAGGCAAGGCCTCCTGGTATGGCGAAAGCCATCAGGGCAACCGCACTGCCAGCGGCGAGAAATTTGACCTAAATCAGCTGACTGCGGCCCATCGTACATTGCCAATGGGCTCGATGGTGAAAGTCACCAGTCTTAGCACCGGTAAATCGGTCACCGTTCGCATCAATGACCGCGGCCCTTTCACCAAAGGGCGCATCCTTGACGTCTCACAGGCCGCAGCTCAAAAGCTTGGCTTTATTCAAAAAGGCACGGACCACATCAAGATGGAAGTTGTTTCCATCCCTGGCCAATAA